A part of Mycolicibacterium sp. TUM20985 genomic DNA contains:
- a CDS encoding class I SAM-dependent methyltransferase — translation MLSRSCPIPAERKPSWSARYLSRQAAQPSGAFGWLLGRIWLAETAEVNDVALELLAPAHGERVCEIGFGPGRTLTQLAAAGADVVGVEVSGQMLAVAGRRNADPIAAGNMSLHCGDGTTLPLPDDSLDAVLSVHNVYFWPHPGATLADIARTLRTGGRLVLTSLADDHPLPERFDPTIYRVPTIADTTSWLHSAGFVDVGIHRRPHIPTTVWFTATAT, via the coding sequence ATGCTGAGCCGCTCCTGCCCAATCCCCGCAGAACGCAAGCCGTCCTGGTCCGCCCGGTACCTGTCACGCCAGGCCGCCCAGCCCAGCGGGGCATTCGGTTGGCTACTCGGCCGGATCTGGCTCGCCGAGACCGCCGAGGTCAACGACGTGGCTCTCGAACTGCTTGCGCCGGCGCACGGCGAGCGCGTCTGCGAAATCGGGTTCGGTCCCGGCCGAACCCTGACACAGCTCGCCGCGGCCGGCGCCGACGTCGTCGGAGTCGAGGTTTCGGGACAGATGTTGGCTGTTGCCGGGCGCCGCAACGCCGACCCGATTGCCGCAGGCAATATGTCGCTACATTGCGGGGACGGCACGACCCTGCCGTTACCCGACGACAGCCTCGACGCCGTTCTGAGTGTGCACAACGTGTACTTCTGGCCACACCCCGGTGCCACCCTCGCCGACATAGCCCGGACTCTGCGCACCGGCGGCCGGCTCGTCCTCACCTCACTGGCCGACGACCACCCACTACCCGAACGTTTCGACCCGACCATCTACCGGGTGCCCACTATCGCCGACACCACTTCATGGCTGCACTCGGCGGGCTTCGTCGACGTCGGTATCCACCGCAGGCCACACATCCCCACGACGGTGTGGTTCACCGCAACGGCGACCTGA
- a CDS encoding DUF2182 domain-containing protein encodes MTSSDTGIRVAKQPGGDRLAVRVVVPAILIAIAGVGWWWSARVAAGMADGGMDDMAAMPMSLGAFVIAWAAMMAAMMLPAILPVVKLYARAAARRTVAPLPFFVGGYLALWTVLAVPAYFAWRPLEMAVAGGRPWAGRVAGITLIVAALWQVSPLKSACLRHCRSPVGFFLRYSGRLHRPAGAVRMGVVHGAFCIGCCWALFAVLIATVSMSVLWLVVFTVLIIVEKNYKHGERVALAAAPVLAALGVALLISPSLLHTIA; translated from the coding sequence ATGACATCGAGTGACACGGGAATCCGGGTTGCGAAGCAGCCCGGCGGTGACCGCCTCGCGGTCCGAGTCGTCGTGCCCGCCATCCTGATCGCGATTGCCGGCGTCGGATGGTGGTGGTCGGCGCGGGTGGCCGCAGGGATGGCCGACGGCGGGATGGACGACATGGCCGCCATGCCAATGTCGCTGGGCGCGTTCGTCATAGCGTGGGCCGCGATGATGGCCGCAATGATGCTTCCGGCCATCCTGCCGGTCGTCAAGCTGTATGCCCGCGCAGCGGCCCGCCGCACCGTCGCGCCGCTACCGTTCTTCGTTGGCGGCTACCTGGCGCTGTGGACGGTGCTGGCAGTGCCGGCCTACTTCGCGTGGCGCCCGCTGGAGATGGCGGTGGCCGGCGGACGTCCCTGGGCCGGGCGGGTCGCGGGCATCACCCTGATCGTGGCGGCGCTGTGGCAGGTCAGCCCACTGAAATCAGCCTGTCTACGGCATTGTCGGTCGCCGGTCGGATTCTTCCTGCGCTACAGCGGACGGCTGCACAGACCCGCTGGCGCGGTGCGGATGGGTGTCGTTCACGGCGCGTTCTGCATCGGTTGCTGCTGGGCATTGTTCGCCGTTCTCATCGCCACCGTCAGCATGAGCGTGCTGTGGCTGGTCGTCTTCACCGTGTTGATCATCGTCGAGAAGAACTACAAGCACGGCGAGCGCGTCGCTCTCGCCGCCGCACCGGTCCTCGCCGCCCTCGGCGTGGCACTCCTGATCTCTCCATCCTTACTGCACACCATCGCCTAG
- a CDS encoding MFS transporter — protein sequence MTTREPTIAATQRRVLQVLFAAQISSGAGLAAGVTVGALLAQDMLGQTSLAGVPAALFTIGSAAAAAIVGRLSERFGRRNGLAVGYGTGAAGSLGVVAAATLDNVPLLFVALFVYGAGTATNLQARYAGADLADEAHRGRAVSTVLVATTVGAVVGPNLVSVLGGLAGTVGIPRLAGPFLLAAVAYAAAGVVLWRMLRPDPLLLAKELADGAAECATSDTAEPQRVRGLNLGWHRSIGVGATIMVLTQLVMVAIMTMTPIHMQQHGHDVAAAGLVISVHVAAMFLPSPLSGLLVDRVGAYPVAAAAAIVLLSAGVTAAFAPVDSVFILALALGLLGLGWSMGLIAGTTIITDSTPLATRATTQGAVDVCIAVAGAGGGLASGVVVATASYPALALAGAAVSLAIIPALALGQRSAPAPTSTKG from the coding sequence ATGACGACGCGTGAACCCACCATTGCGGCCACCCAACGTCGGGTGTTGCAAGTCCTGTTCGCCGCCCAAATATCTAGCGGCGCAGGCTTGGCCGCCGGCGTCACCGTCGGTGCGCTTCTCGCGCAGGACATGCTCGGGCAGACGAGTCTCGCGGGAGTTCCCGCCGCACTGTTCACCATCGGCTCCGCCGCGGCAGCAGCCATCGTGGGCCGACTCTCCGAGCGGTTCGGCCGACGCAACGGACTCGCCGTCGGCTACGGCACCGGCGCTGCCGGGAGCCTCGGGGTCGTCGCCGCTGCCACCCTGGACAACGTCCCGCTGCTCTTCGTGGCTCTGTTCGTCTACGGGGCGGGAACGGCCACCAACCTCCAAGCACGTTACGCCGGAGCCGATCTCGCCGACGAGGCGCATCGCGGGCGGGCGGTCAGCACGGTCCTGGTGGCCACCACCGTCGGCGCGGTCGTCGGCCCCAACCTCGTCTCGGTCCTCGGTGGTCTGGCCGGTACCGTCGGGATTCCACGCCTCGCCGGACCGTTCCTGCTCGCTGCCGTCGCCTACGCCGCAGCCGGCGTTGTGCTGTGGCGCATGCTGCGGCCCGACCCGCTGCTACTCGCCAAGGAATTGGCGGACGGCGCGGCAGAGTGCGCCACATCCGACACCGCTGAGCCACAACGAGTCCGGGGATTGAACCTTGGTTGGCACCGTTCGATCGGCGTGGGCGCAACGATCATGGTGCTGACGCAGTTGGTGATGGTGGCGATCATGACCATGACACCGATCCACATGCAACAGCACGGCCACGACGTGGCCGCCGCCGGTCTCGTCATCTCCGTGCACGTGGCAGCGATGTTCCTGCCCTCGCCGCTGTCGGGGCTGCTGGTGGACCGCGTCGGGGCCTACCCCGTTGCGGCCGCCGCAGCGATCGTGCTCCTCTCAGCGGGGGTGACCGCAGCGTTCGCACCCGTCGATTCCGTGTTCATTCTGGCCCTTGCACTGGGACTGCTCGGGCTGGGCTGGAGTATGGGACTCATCGCCGGAACGACGATCATCACCGACTCGACACCGCTGGCTACCCGTGCCACAACTCAAGGCGCAGTAGACGTGTGCATCGCCGTCGCAGGTGCGGGCGGCGGCCTGGCGTCGGGAGTGGTCGTCGCGACTGCCAGCTACCCCGCTCTGGCCCTGGCCGGGGCCGCTGTCTCACTCGCGATCATTCCCGCCCTCGCCCTTGGCCAACGCTCCGCACCCGCTCCCACATCGACCAAAGGGTAA
- a CDS encoding ArsR/SmtB family transcription factor, giving the protein MMFVEKSPAKARLYEAFAVSGKAMSNASRLELLDLLGQSERTVDALARAAGLNLTTASAHLQTLKAAGFVATRREGVRIYYRLAGDDVAQVFALLRTVAEAHQAEVSVARDEYLLAGGDVPAALVRDELAARVGDGVTVVLDVRPREEYEAGHVPGAVSIPIDELAERIGDLPVDTDIVVYCRGEYCVFAYDAVRMLTDHGRNAIRLNDGMLEWRLADLPVATDRPVDI; this is encoded by the coding sequence ATGATGTTCGTGGAGAAGTCGCCTGCCAAGGCGCGGCTGTATGAGGCGTTCGCCGTCAGCGGGAAGGCAATGTCGAACGCCAGTCGACTCGAATTGTTGGACTTGCTCGGCCAGAGCGAACGCACGGTCGACGCACTGGCCAGAGCGGCCGGTTTGAATCTGACGACAGCCTCGGCCCATCTGCAGACCCTCAAGGCCGCCGGGTTCGTCGCCACTCGTCGCGAGGGGGTGCGGATCTACTACCGCCTCGCCGGAGATGACGTGGCTCAGGTGTTTGCGCTACTGCGCACAGTGGCCGAGGCCCATCAGGCTGAGGTGTCCGTCGCCCGCGACGAGTACCTGCTGGCCGGCGGTGACGTTCCGGCAGCGCTAGTCCGTGACGAACTGGCCGCCCGAGTAGGTGACGGAGTCACGGTCGTGCTTGATGTGCGTCCCCGCGAGGAGTACGAGGCCGGCCATGTCCCCGGGGCGGTGTCGATCCCGATCGATGAACTAGCCGAACGGATCGGCGACCTGCCCGTCGACACCGACATCGTGGTCTACTGCCGCGGCGAATACTGCGTCTTCGCCTACGACGCCGTGCGGATGCTCACCGACCACGGCCGCAACGCCATCCGCCTGAACGACGGCATGCTCGAATGGCGCCTCGCCGACCTGCCCGTCGCCACCGACCGTCCCGTCGACATATGA
- a CDS encoding DUF1326 domain-containing protein has protein sequence MSVTETITSWRLKGIGYEFCNCQAGCTCNFNGFPTSPDGSCKAAVVSQITEGSCGDVDLSGVTALAIIDWPKAIQDGHGRAVFVVPPEVGDDQVDALAQIYTGRLGGMPWAILGTTFEVAGMVRAEIELDDDGMHSGFRVPGVGQAKGTTLKNPVTGEDHLVSIVLDTGFIWKQGDCGQGSFDVEAAGLHLAFQDTNWIRYEFDWTNAES, from the coding sequence ATGTCAGTCACCGAAACGATCACCAGCTGGCGTCTCAAGGGCATCGGCTACGAGTTCTGCAACTGCCAGGCGGGCTGCACCTGTAACTTCAACGGATTCCCGACCTCGCCGGACGGCAGCTGCAAAGCTGCGGTCGTCAGCCAGATCACCGAGGGCAGCTGCGGTGACGTCGACTTGTCCGGTGTGACGGCACTGGCGATCATCGACTGGCCCAAGGCAATTCAAGACGGCCACGGCAGAGCGGTCTTCGTCGTCCCGCCGGAGGTCGGCGACGACCAGGTCGACGCGCTGGCCCAGATTTACACCGGTCGGCTGGGCGGCATGCCCTGGGCAATACTGGGGACGACCTTCGAGGTCGCCGGCATGGTGCGCGCCGAAATCGAGCTCGACGACGACGGCATGCACAGCGGCTTCCGCGTGCCGGGGGTGGGGCAGGCGAAGGGCACCACGCTCAAGAATCCGGTGACCGGTGAGGATCATCTCGTCTCGATCGTGCTCGACACCGGCTTCATCTGGAAGCAGGGTGACTGCGGGCAAGGCAGCTTCGACGTCGAGGCGGCGGGGCTGCATCTGGCATTTCAGGACACCAACTGGATCCGCTACGAGTTCGACTGGACCAACGCCGAGTCGTGA
- a CDS encoding MFS transporter, translating into MSATHREPRLGLRVNLAQFGLLVAVNALVGGMVGQEQTVLPLLAEQEFGLTGYTFLLTYVLAFGITKAATNYFAGTWSDRYGRKPVLVAGWLMALPVPLMLIWAPSWGWVIAANVLLGINQGLTWSTTVIMKIDLVGPRRRGLAMGFNEAAGYGAVAVTAVLAGYLAQNYGLRPAPFLLGLSYAVIGLGISAAFVRETRGFARLEAAQQDATRSERDTAAGLTNRDIFIRTSLTEPALSSASQAGLVNNLNFGLSWGLFPLLFATTGMSIDRIAILIAVYPAVWGLGQIASGALSDRWGRKHFITAGMLTQAAALALIAVGDTFTWWIMASALLGAGTAMVYPTLLAAIGDVGHPLWRARAVGVYRLWRDSGYAAGAVIGGVTADIWGLRAAVWAAAAITVLSGLIVAVRMDETHPRSPIDRK; encoded by the coding sequence ATGAGCGCAACGCACCGCGAACCCCGGCTAGGGCTGCGGGTAAACCTCGCTCAGTTCGGCCTGCTGGTCGCCGTCAACGCCCTCGTCGGCGGCATGGTCGGCCAGGAACAGACTGTGCTGCCACTGCTCGCCGAGCAAGAGTTCGGGCTCACGGGATACACCTTCCTGTTGACTTACGTGCTCGCCTTCGGCATCACCAAGGCCGCCACCAACTACTTCGCCGGCACCTGGTCTGACCGCTACGGGCGCAAACCAGTCCTCGTGGCCGGCTGGCTGATGGCCCTGCCGGTCCCCCTGATGCTGATCTGGGCGCCGTCGTGGGGATGGGTGATAGCCGCCAACGTGCTCCTCGGCATCAACCAGGGCTTGACCTGGTCGACCACCGTCATCATGAAGATCGACCTCGTCGGACCGCGGCGACGCGGCCTGGCCATGGGCTTCAACGAAGCCGCCGGCTACGGTGCAGTCGCCGTCACCGCCGTGCTCGCCGGATACCTTGCGCAGAACTACGGCCTCCGGCCCGCGCCCTTTCTGCTCGGCCTCTCCTATGCCGTCATCGGCCTGGGCATCTCGGCTGCCTTCGTGCGAGAAACCCGCGGATTCGCCCGCCTGGAAGCCGCCCAACAAGACGCGACCCGCTCCGAACGCGACACCGCCGCGGGCCTGACCAACCGCGACATCTTCATCCGCACCAGCCTCACCGAACCGGCCCTGTCCTCGGCGAGCCAGGCCGGTCTGGTCAACAACCTCAACTTCGGCCTGTCCTGGGGTCTTTTTCCCCTCCTGTTCGCCACCACCGGCATGTCCATCGACCGCATCGCCATCCTGATCGCCGTCTACCCGGCAGTCTGGGGTCTTGGCCAGATCGCCAGCGGAGCACTGTCGGACCGGTGGGGTCGCAAGCACTTCATCACCGCAGGCATGCTCACCCAAGCCGCCGCGCTGGCACTGATCGCCGTTGGCGACACCTTCACCTGGTGGATCATGGCATCCGCACTGCTGGGCGCCGGGACCGCCATGGTGTATCCCACCCTGCTCGCCGCGATCGGCGATGTCGGCCACCCGCTGTGGCGTGCGCGCGCGGTCGGCGTGTACCGCTTGTGGCGCGACAGCGGCTACGCGGCCGGCGCGGTCATCGGCGGCGTCACCGCCGACATCTGGGGACTGCGCGCCGCCGTCTGGGCTGCCGCCGCCATCACGGTGCTCTCCGGACTCATCGTCGCGGTGCGCATGGACGAAACCCATCCCCGATCTCCGATTGATCGCAAATGA
- a CDS encoding DsbA family protein, which translates to MNVKGFGAILTNTRVLLTIFVIPVATVGTVVFLSIRDTNSANNIELDGSRAGQTVRENSHRLNSVPDSDVYFVEFLDFECEGCRAVYPAIEQLRADYGDRVNFVVRYFPLRSHFNAERAARAVEAAAQQGQLEAMCQKMYETQAEWGEQQIPADDVFHGFAEQLGLDMSAFETTYNDPATLERIEVDIADGTALGVQGTPTFFLTGERIQPRSYEDLTAALDQALRP; encoded by the coding sequence ATGAACGTGAAAGGGTTCGGGGCGATCCTGACCAACACCCGCGTGCTCCTCACGATTTTCGTCATACCAGTGGCCACCGTGGGGACCGTTGTGTTTCTCTCCATCCGAGATACCAACTCGGCGAACAACATTGAACTTGACGGGTCGCGGGCCGGGCAGACTGTCCGAGAGAACAGCCACCGGCTCAACTCGGTCCCTGACAGCGATGTCTATTTCGTCGAGTTCCTCGACTTCGAATGCGAAGGCTGCCGGGCGGTCTATCCCGCGATCGAGCAGCTCCGAGCCGATTATGGCGACCGGGTGAATTTCGTGGTGCGCTACTTCCCGCTGCGCTCGCACTTCAACGCCGAACGCGCCGCACGCGCTGTTGAAGCCGCCGCCCAACAAGGCCAGCTCGAAGCCATGTGTCAGAAGATGTATGAGACACAAGCAGAGTGGGGCGAGCAACAGATTCCCGCCGACGACGTATTCCACGGGTTCGCCGAGCAACTCGGCCTGGACATGAGCGCGTTCGAGACCACCTACAACGACCCCGCGACCCTGGAACGGATCGAAGTCGACATCGCCGACGGCACCGCCCTAGGGGTGCAAGGAACCCCCACCTTCTTCCTCACCGGCGAACGGATCCAGCCCCGCAGTTACGAGGATCTCACCGCCGCACTCGACCAAGCTCTTCGACCCTGA
- a CDS encoding TetR/AcrR family transcriptional regulator → MPRVIPPDRFPAVVAAAARVFVTHGYQRTQMQDVADALGLAKGTLYGYAQGKAALFAAAVRYADGYEPMPGPTDLPIPAPGDGELAALVAGRLTAEVAETSLARTLLDPLPAGATPAECRAELAGIVIDLYTRLARHRIAIKLIDRCAPELPDLAEVWFGAGRDAQISGIEAYLGRGVRADTMNLPGPVPVVARTIVELCALWAVHFHFDPAPGQHSTARPGVIDDAAVAATLAELVVRATTPPSTN, encoded by the coding sequence ATGCCGCGCGTCATACCTCCAGACCGCTTCCCTGCTGTCGTTGCCGCTGCGGCGCGGGTCTTCGTCACGCACGGATATCAGCGCACACAGATGCAGGACGTGGCCGATGCGCTCGGTCTGGCCAAGGGCACGCTGTACGGCTACGCACAGGGGAAGGCTGCATTGTTCGCAGCGGCGGTGCGCTATGCCGACGGCTACGAGCCGATGCCCGGTCCGACGGACTTGCCGATACCGGCGCCGGGGGACGGCGAACTCGCCGCCCTCGTCGCCGGACGGCTAACGGCCGAAGTCGCCGAGACTTCGCTGGCGCGAACGCTTCTCGACCCGTTACCGGCCGGGGCCACACCGGCGGAGTGCCGCGCTGAGCTCGCCGGAATAGTCATCGACCTGTACACCCGGCTCGCCCGGCACCGCATCGCGATCAAACTCATCGACCGCTGCGCCCCCGAGCTGCCCGACTTGGCCGAGGTGTGGTTCGGGGCGGGTCGCGACGCGCAGATCAGCGGCATCGAGGCATACCTCGGTCGCGGCGTGCGAGCCGACACCATGAACTTGCCCGGGCCGGTGCCGGTGGTCGCCCGAACGATCGTGGAGCTGTGCGCGCTGTGGGCGGTGCACTTCCACTTCGACCCGGCACCCGGCCAACATTCGACCGCCCGACCCGGAGTGATCGACGACGCTGCAGTCGCCGCGACTCTCGCCGAACTGGTCGTGCGGGCCACCACGCCACCTTCCACCAACTGA
- a CDS encoding MBL fold metallo-hydrolase — translation MAFADEYLIPLVDEGLGNSAYLVDLGDGRALAVDASRDLRALRAVANRLGLTVAFAADTHLHADFLSGAVQLHHDTGAQILASADGRRAFEHVGMADGDEIDLGGLVLRAWATPGHTDEHVSFLLLDGDRHLGVFTGGSLIVNSAARTDLMGADRTEELARFQYRSLRRLATLPDDVAVWPTHGAGSFCSAPPGTERISTIGDQKHHNPLMSAPDEDGFVRDLVASLGSYPDYFRRLGEVNRRGPTIMSGAPVLPALTVEQFDGVLADGGVVIDVRPAAAFAAGHIPAALSIPLRDQFATWLGWLVDDQSPLVFITDDDQDLSEIGWQATKIGYERLAGRLTGGMKAWQAATRPQSYLTFATAERLGDRPYLDVRQDTEYQAGHVPGSLHVELGVLGEHAGEVPDGVVVACGHGERAMTAASVLARHGRTDLAVLDGGPDDYLAAHQ, via the coding sequence ATGGCATTCGCCGACGAGTACCTGATCCCGCTGGTCGACGAGGGTTTGGGCAACAGCGCCTACCTGGTCGACCTCGGTGATGGACGTGCACTGGCCGTGGACGCCAGCCGAGACCTGCGTGCGCTGCGGGCGGTAGCGAACCGGCTCGGGTTGACCGTCGCGTTCGCCGCCGACACCCATCTGCACGCCGACTTTCTGTCCGGCGCGGTGCAATTGCACCACGACACTGGCGCCCAGATCCTGGCCTCGGCCGACGGTCGGCGCGCGTTCGAGCACGTCGGGATGGCTGACGGCGACGAGATCGACCTGGGTGGGTTGGTGCTGCGGGCGTGGGCGACGCCTGGGCATACCGACGAACACGTGTCATTCTTGCTGCTCGACGGCGACCGCCACCTCGGGGTGTTCACCGGTGGCTCGCTGATCGTGAACTCCGCGGCTCGCACCGACCTGATGGGGGCCGACCGCACCGAAGAACTCGCCCGCTTTCAGTACCGGTCGCTGCGGCGGCTGGCGACGCTGCCCGACGACGTGGCGGTATGGCCGACACACGGGGCGGGCTCGTTCTGCTCGGCACCCCCTGGCACGGAACGGATCTCGACGATCGGCGACCAGAAACACCACAATCCGCTGATGTCGGCCCCCGACGAGGACGGCTTCGTCCGTGATCTGGTGGCGAGTCTGGGTAGCTACCCGGACTACTTCCGTCGTCTCGGCGAGGTCAACCGCCGCGGCCCGACCATCATGAGTGGCGCACCCGTGCTGCCCGCGTTGACCGTCGAGCAGTTCGACGGGGTGCTGGCCGACGGTGGTGTGGTCATCGACGTCCGCCCCGCGGCAGCGTTCGCCGCCGGACACATCCCCGCAGCGTTGTCCATCCCGCTGCGCGACCAATTCGCCACCTGGCTGGGCTGGCTCGTCGACGACCAGTCGCCGCTGGTGTTCATCACCGACGACGACCAGGACCTGTCCGAAATCGGTTGGCAGGCTACCAAGATCGGCTACGAACGGCTTGCCGGCCGACTGACCGGCGGCATGAAGGCGTGGCAGGCGGCCACCCGGCCGCAAAGCTATCTGACCTTCGCCACCGCCGAGCGGCTCGGTGATCGCCCCTATCTCGACGTGCGCCAAGACACCGAGTACCAGGCCGGCCACGTTCCCGGCTCCCTGCACGTCGAACTCGGCGTCCTCGGTGAACACGCCGGCGAGGTTCCCGACGGGGTGGTGGTGGCCTGCGGGCACGGAGAGCGGGCGATGACGGCGGCCAGCGTGCTGGCCCGCCACGGCCGCACCGATCTGGCCGTACTCGACGGTGGACCCGACGACTACCTCGCCGCACACCAATGA